CAGATCCCGATTATCATGACGATCGCACTTGTCACCATTAGCGGCCAGCTGGCGCGGCTCTGGATGAACGGTATATGATTCGTTCGGATGACATGAATGATCAGAGTCTGAGTCAAAAGGGACTCAACAAACCAACCGGTCTGGAAAAGTGGCGCGTGAATCGGATTCCAACAGTTAAAAACATATAACATTATGAAATATGTACTGTAGTCGAACACGGAGCTGATCGGCCCGATAAAGAGAATGAATCTTGATAGCTCGCTGATAGACCAGGGTCTGGGTTTCGCTACTTGTTCCACATCGACCTCGTCGGTCGGTATAGACGTCTGCGAAATATCGTAGAGCAGATTGTTCGTCAGGATTTGGACCGGCATCATCGGAAGGAACGGTAGGAAGATGCTGGCGCCGAGTACGCTGAACATATTTCCAAAATTAGAGCTCGCGCCCATGCGGATATACTTAAGGATGTTCGCAAAGACTTTTCTTCCTTCAAGCACTCCTTCTTCCAGGACCATCAGGCTCTTCTCGAGAAGGATCGCATCCGCGGATTCTTTCGCGATATCTACGGCGGAGTCCACCGACACGCCGACGTCTGCAGCTCTCAGTGCCGGCGAATCGTTGATGCCATCGCCCACGAAACCGACCGCGTGGCCTTTGCTTTGCAGTGCTTTCACAATCCGCTGTTTATCGGTGGGCGACAGTCTCGCAAAAACCGTGGTTCTTTCTGCCACCTGCGCGAGATCCTCGTCCGAAAGCTGGGACACTTCCCCGCCGAGGAGGATGTGCTCGACCTCCAGCCCGACCTCGCTGCAAATTTTTCTTGTCACAAGCTCATTGTCGCCTGTCAGGACCTTCACGGTGATGCCGTGACTTTGAAGTGCCCGGATTGCCGGTAAAGCGGTCTCTTTCGGAGGATCGAGGAACGCGAGATATCCTTTCAAGATCATTCCGCTTTCGTCGTCTTTGGTGTACGCCTGCTTTCTTTCCAGGTCCTTGTACGCAAGCGCGAGGACGCGGAACCCGTCGCTGCTCAAACGTTCGTACTCCTCTTTCAGATCGGTGATCAGCACGGGATCGATCGGGTGGATCTCTCCGTCGATTTCAAAATCAGTACACCTTCTGAAGATTTCTTCAGGAGCTCCCTTAGTTATCATTCGCGTTTTGGAATCGGGCAGCTCGACGACAACAGACATGACTTTTCTCGAGAAGTCGAACGGTATTTCGTCGACCTTCTTATGATCGGGCAGGTGAATCCGTTCAGGTACTTCCTTGCGGGCGAGTATCGCGCGATCCAGAATGTTTCTCAAACCGGTTTGGAAATGGCTGTTTAGATAAGCCATCATCAGCACGTTCTCGTCTTCCTGCTGCACAACGTCGCAGTGCTGCTCGAGGATGACGTGGTCCACAGTGAGTGTCCCCGTCTTGTCGGTGCAGAGGACGTCCATCGCGCCGAGATTCTGGATCGAGTTCAGCCGTTTTATGATCACTTTCTTCTTCGACATCGCGATGGCGCCTTTCGAAAGGCAGACGGTGACGATCATCGGAAGCATTTCAGGAGTGAGTCCGACCGCGACCGCGAGAGCGAAGAAAAACGCTTCGCGCCAGTTTCCCTTCGTAATGCCGTTGATAAAAAACACGAAAGGCACCATCACGAACATGAAGCGCAGCATTAGCCACGTAAACTTCTTGACGCCTTTGTCAAAGCTTGTCTCCTGTACCTGGCCGGTAATCAGGCCCGCCATTCCGCCGAGGTAAGTGTCGAATCCGGTGTGGACAACCACTCCGGTCCCGCTGCCGCTTTCGACACTAGTGCCGAGGAAGCATAGATTACGGACCTCAATTGCCGACCGCACCGTGCCGTCCTCCACGACGTCGAACTTCTCGACAGGAAGAGATTCACCCGTAAGGCTGCTCTGGATTACGAAAAGATCTTTCGACGTTACCAGACGGACGTCCGCAGGAATCATATCTCCGGCCGCGAGCTTAACGACGTCGCCCGGGACGATCTGGTCGAGAGGTATTTCGGCGGCCGTCCCGTCGCGGACGACGGT
Above is a window of Candidatus Kryptoniota bacterium DNA encoding:
- the mgtA gene encoding magnesium-translocating P-type ATPase — encoded protein: MKLSLPNILPKIIPAVQRGAFKADISPGLLRAATLAPDELYTHLNSSPQGLTSEEAEQRLEEHGPNVVVREKGNAWLKLLKTALINPLVILLAVLGTISFLTQDIETGTIICSMVLLGIVLRFVQEFRADTAAAKLKAMIRVTATVVRDGTAAEIPLDQIVPGDVVKLAAGDMIPADVRLVTSKDLFVIQSSLTGESLPVEKFDVVEDGTVRSAIEVRNLCFLGTSVESGSGTGVVVHTGFDTYLGGMAGLITGQVQETSFDKGVKKFTWLMLRFMFVMVPFVFFINGITKGNWREAFFFALAVAVGLTPEMLPMIVTVCLSKGAIAMSKKKVIIKRLNSIQNLGAMDVLCTDKTGTLTVDHVILEQHCDVVQQEDENVLMMAYLNSHFQTGLRNILDRAILARKEVPERIHLPDHKKVDEIPFDFSRKVMSVVVELPDSKTRMITKGAPEEIFRRCTDFEIDGEIHPIDPVLITDLKEEYERLSSDGFRVLALAYKDLERKQAYTKDDESGMILKGYLAFLDPPKETALPAIRALQSHGITVKVLTGDNELVTRKICSEVGLEVEHILLGGEVSQLSDEDLAQVAERTTVFARLSPTDKQRIVKALQSKGHAVGFVGDGINDSPALRAADVGVSVDSAVDIAKESADAILLEKSLMVLEEGVLEGRKVFANILKYIRMGASSNFGNMFSVLGASIFLPFLPMMPVQILTNNLLYDISQTSIPTDEVDVEQVAKPRPWSISELSRFILFIGPISSVFDYSTYFIMLYVFNCWNPIHAPLFQTGWFVESLLTQTLIIHVIRTNHIPFIQSRASWPLMVTSAIVMIIGIWIPHSPFGPALGFVGLPGLYWPLIVLTLICYVVLTQFVKNFLLKKAWL